The following are from one region of the Desulfovibrionales bacterium genome:
- a CDS encoding rod shape-determining protein translates to MLFDRLFGFLSKDAAMDLGTANTLIYMPGEGIVLNEPSVVAINKDTDQVIAVGREAKEYLGRTPQKIRAVRPMKDGVIADFEVTQQMIKYFLRKVNISRFIRPKMVICVPTGITQVEKRAVVEAAEESGVRKVFLIEEPMAAAIGAGLEIEKPSGQMVIDIGGGTTEVAVISVSAIACSESHRVAGDEINESIVRYMQKKYQILIGENTSEHIKINIGSAYPLDEPQSMFVSGKEILTGFPKAIPVTDAEIREAIAEPVNGIIGAIRRTLDNTPPELVADIHQSGLHMAGGGSLLKGLDRRITEETRLKTIMTEDPLTTVVMGSGRALEEIKDYARVFIN, encoded by the coding sequence ATGCTATTTGATCGCTTGTTCGGCTTTCTGTCTAAAGATGCCGCTATGGACCTGGGCACAGCCAATACCCTGATTTATATGCCGGGGGAAGGCATTGTTTTAAACGAACCTTCCGTTGTGGCTATAAATAAAGACACGGACCAGGTCATAGCCGTCGGCCGGGAGGCCAAGGAATACCTGGGGCGTACACCGCAAAAGATCCGAGCCGTCAGGCCGATGAAAGACGGGGTCATTGCCGACTTTGAGGTCACCCAGCAGATGATCAAGTATTTCCTCCGCAAGGTAAATATAAGCCGCTTTATTCGGCCCAAGATGGTTATCTGCGTCCCCACCGGCATCACCCAGGTAGAAAAGCGGGCGGTCGTCGAGGCGGCGGAGGAATCTGGAGTCCGGAAGGTGTTTTTGATAGAAGAACCTATGGCCGCCGCCATAGGCGCCGGATTGGAAATTGAGAAGCCCAGCGGCCAAATGGTAATAGACATCGGCGGGGGGACGACAGAAGTAGCCGTAATATCTGTTTCCGCCATAGCCTGCAGCGAGTCCCACCGGGTAGCCGGAGATGAGATCAATGAGTCTATCGTCCGTTATATGCAAAAAAAATATCAGATACTCATTGGTGAAAATACATCCGAACATATCAAAATAAACATAGGTTCTGCCTATCCCCTGGATGAACCTCAGAGCATGTTTGTATCCGGCAAGGAAATCCTTACCGGATTTCCCAAAGCCATACCCGTCACCGATGCCGAGATCCGCGAGGCCATAGCCGAGCCGGTAAATGGCATTATCGGGGCTATCAGGCGCACCCTGGACAATACACCGCCGGAACTGGTGGCCGACATCCACCAGTCCGGGCTTCACATGGCCGGCGGGGGCTCCCTCCTTAAGGGATTGGATCGCCGCATCACCGAGGAAACAC